The genomic DNA GCGCGCCGCCAATCAAGTGGCGCTGCAAATCCTGTATGTCTTCCCGGAAAGGAAGCGTCATGACTTTTTCCTGGAACTGGACCCACACCGGCACGGGGAAAATCACCAGGCACTCATCCCGTATGTCGGGATTGATCACAATCTTTCCTTCAGAACCGGTCTCCAGCACCTCGCGGTGTCGCGCGGGCATGGCCACCCGCCCCTTGCTGTCCAGATTCAGGGGGCTGGTACCGAGAAAATTAAATGTAATGGCGTCATCGGCCACAGCACCACCCAAATTTGGGAATTTGCCCCACAATCAGACACCAAGCAACACTTATCGACAGTCTAGGAGCTGACAGCCGCCACTGTCAAGAATTTTTACGGTCCCGCAACGGCGAATTCTGCTTGCACCACAGGAACTTAGCGGCGGAAGCGGGGAAATGGGCGGACAAAATCTTTGTCCTAAAAATCATCCACTTGAGGACGGAATCTTACGGGTGGGATTAAGTTTCGGCGAAAACTTTACATCAATCGGCACGGGTGGCGGTGTAAAATAATGTTACCGGGCGAGAAAATCGGGAAGGACATTGGAACAACAGACCGTGGTACGTGGTGAAGCACGAAGCGCATCGATCGAATCGGGGCGATTAGCCGTATTCTTTAAGTTCAAGGCCCGGATTTGAGGCCGGACAAATTCGGGCCTGACCCAATACCCAGCGGGCGCGTGGAAGAAGGTGACACCTGCATCTGAAATCCGT from Gammaproteobacteria bacterium includes the following:
- the mraZ gene encoding transcriptional regulator MraZ; translation: MWGKFPNLGGAVADDAITFNFLGTSPLNLDSKGRVAMPARHREVLETGSEGKIVINPDIRDECLVIFPVPVWVQFQEKVMTLPFREDIQDLQRHLIGGAQEIEFDSAGRMTIPPHLREQAELGKQVLLIGQGKKLELWDKARWEAKRERWKQELKTKPLPPELHTLNF